A DNA window from Calliphora vicina chromosome 1, idCalVici1.1, whole genome shotgun sequence contains the following coding sequences:
- the Saf-B gene encoding SAFB-like transcription modulator isoform X3, which yields MSETGKKLNELRVCDLKEELEKRKLDTIGPKSVLTERLEKALKGEGLDPAKHVFITGKGTPMKKAAAPKSVAAEIKNDKNKSLTKEPIEEVQIKEEPIDQEEEPQNDDYEHDDDEVDQVGDVDDECVIVNDIDDIEDDVENDEEAHEEEEQTNEHNDSDELLNNEDETNGDAGNNDNEEGINLTIGEDEQQLLHDEAPDDKEKTASNPKDKSSSKDGKSEKSSKDDKKSSHKDNKDKKNDKSSDKKEDDKSKSKEDKEKSSSNNATNSKSASGKSSSSNTSRNLWVSGLSSLTRASDLKTIFSKYGKVIGAKVVTNTRTPGTRCYGYVTMSSSSDASRCIDHLHRTELHGRIISVERTKNEIGGSSANSAKDGGGGKTSGSSRSESKKQEDDKKSSSKDGGGKSSQDDGKRKSDADDKDKKDYAKDAGRSEKARSETSSTKHRSMHHNNDRQREQRQRERERMRQREILSYKKIREERERQRMREREREMREEEARRRELRELRERQRLEEQRLAEERRKLVDERKRLEQEKAELLRLERERQKLEREKLELERLEIKRQQMKIMETRDDPIKRLNKRGGDDRYTDDRKRTSGIDRYDAPPPPRFDASLAPSRSTHKRDDYVSTSTNKRIDDYTPSSSKRIDYSSSGAGAKRSAIDDFTTVPTKRSTDDYTKRGSDYMASSSSKRGLDDYSSGSKTSRDDYKREVEIRHMPSSSSVVAGGSSYHSSSSLHKSSGGSGRYDDRNSSHTYRRMDDMSSGKRYDSSAGYGASSSGNAVWASSSSSHMGGGSSSSMKYSSNGMPTGLHNSGSGWPKSNPTDDNSWRTIPSSQDRYDRTYNERSSGGYPSAGGGGGMYNSGGSRQGQDRYGGPVSSRY from the exons atgtctgAAACAGGCAAAAAATTGAATGAATTACGTGTATGTGACCTTAAGgaagaattagaaaaaagaaaattggacACAATTGGACCAAAGTCTGTTTTAACAGAACGATTAGAGAAG gcTCTTAAAGGGGAAGGCTTGGATCCGGCAAAACATGTTTTTATTACGGGCAAGGGTACTCCTATGAAAAAGGCGGCCGCTCCTAAATCTGTTGCAgcagaaattaaaaatgataaaaataaatctctaACTAAAGAACCTATAGAGGAAGTTCAAATAAAGGAGGAGCCCATAGATCAGGAAGAAGAACCACAAAATGATGACTATGAACACGATGATGATGAAGTCGATCAAGTAGGCGATGTTGATGATGAATGTGTCATAGTAAATGACATAGATGATATTGAAGATGATGTTGAAAATGATGAAGAAGCTCATGAAGAGGAAGAACAAACCAATGAACATAACGATTCGGATGAATTATTAAATAACGAAGATGAAACTAATGGTGATGCTGGCAACAACGACAATGAAGAAGGTATTAATTTAACAATTGGTGAGGATGAACAGCAGCTGCTACATGACGAGGCACCTGATGACAAAGAGAAGACGG cTTCTAATCCAAAAGACAAATCATCCTCAAAGGatggtaaatcagaaaaatccaGCAAAGATGATAAAAAATCTAGCCACAAAGATAATAAAGATAAAAAGAATGATAAATCTAGCGACAAAAAGGAAGA TGATAAGTCGAAGTCAAAGGAAGATAAAG AAAAATCATCATCCAACAATGCCACCAATTCAAAATCAGCCAGTGGTAAATCATCTTCATCGAATACATCACGCAACTTGTGGGTATCCGGTTTGTCATCGTTGACACGAGCCAGTGATTTGAAAAcgattttctcaaaatatggtAAAGTGATTGGAGCCAAGGTAGTGACGAATACACGTACACCCGGTACACGTTGTTATGGCTATGTGACAATGTCATCATCGAGTGATGCCAGCCGCTGTATTGATCATTTGCATCGCACAGAATTACATGGACGTATTATATCTGTGGAACGTACAAAAAATGAAATTGGTGGTAGTTCAGCAAATTCTGCAAAGGATGGTGGTGGTGGCAAAACTTCTGGTTCATCGCGTTCAGAGTCCAAAAAGCAAGAAGATGATAAGAAATCGTCCAGCAAGGATGGTGGTGGTAAATCATCGCAAGATGATGGTAAACGTAAAAGTGATGCGG ATGATAAAGACAAGAAAGATTATGCCAAAGATGCCGGTCGCAGTGAAAAGGCCCGTTCCGAGACTTCATCTACAAAACATCGTTCAATGCACCACAACAATGATCGTCAACGAGAGCAGCGTCAACGAGAACGCGAGCGTATGCGTCAAAGGGAGATACTTTCGTATAAGAAAATACGCGAAGAACGAGAACGCCAGCGAATGCGTGAACGTGAGCGTGAGATGCGTGAAGAAGAAGCACGTCGTAGAGAATTAAGAGAACTAAGAGAACGTCAGCGCTTGGAGGAACAACGTTTAGCAGAGGAGCGTAGAAAATTGGTTGACGAACGTAAACGTTTGGAACAAGAAAAAGCTGAATTGTTGCGTTTAGAACGCGAACGCCAGAAGTTGGAGCGTGAGAAACTTGAATTGGAACGTCTAGAAATTAAACGTCAACAAATGAA AATTATGGAGACTCGCGATGATCCTATTAAACGTCTAAACAAACGTGGTGGTGATGATCGTTATACCGATGATCGTAAACGTACTTCAGGAATAGATCGTTATGATGCCCCTCCTCCACCAAGATTTGATGCTTCTTTAGCTCCCTCAAGAAG TACTCACAAAAGAGATGATTATGTCAGCACTTCTACCAACAAACGTATAGATGACTACACTCCATCTTCATCGAAGAGAATTGATTACAGCAGCAGTGGTGCTGGTGCTAAGCGTTCGGCTATTGATGACTTTACAACAGTTCCAACCAAACGCAGTACAGATGATTACACTAAACGTGGTTCTGATTATATGGCTTCATCCTCCTCTAAACGTGGTCTAGACGATTATAGTTCGGGAAGCAAAACGTCACGCGACGACTATAAGCGTGAAGTTGAAATACGTCATATGCCTTCATCTAGCAGTGTTGTTGCGGGAGGCAGCTCTTATCATTCCAGTTCCTCACTGCATAAGAGTTCAGGTGGTAGCGGACGTTATGATGATCGTAACTCATCACATACTTACAGACGTATGGATGACATGAG TAGTGGCAAACGTTACGACAGTTCTGCTGGTTATGGCGCTAGTTCAAGTGGCAATGCTGTTTGGGCCTCATCTTCATCATCGCACATGGGTGGTGGAAGTAGTTCATCTATGAAGTATTCCAGTAATGGCATGCCAACAGGTCTTCACAATTCAGGCTCTGGCTGGCCTAAATCCAATCCAACAGATGATAATAGTTGGCGTACCATTCCTTCATCACAAGATCGTTATGATCGCACCTATAATGAGCGTTCCAGTGGTGGTTATCCCAGTGCCGGTGGTGGTGGTGGCATGTATAATAGTGGCGGCAGTCGTCAAGGGCAAGATCGTTATGGTGGCCCAGTATCATCACGCTATTAG
- the Saf-B gene encoding SAFB-like transcription modulator isoform X1, producing the protein MSETGKKLNELRVCDLKEELEKRKLDTIGPKSVLTERLEKALKGEGLDPAKHVFITGKGTPMKKAAAPKSVAAEIKNDKNKSLTKEPIEEVQIKEEPIDQEEEPQNDDYEHDDDEVDQVGDVDDECVIVNDIDDIEDDVENDEEAHEEEEQTNEHNDSDELLNNEDETNGDAGNNDNEEGINLTIGEDEQQLLHDEAPDDKEKTASNPKDKSSSKDGKSEKSSKDDKKSSHKDNKDKKNDKSSDKKEDDKSKSKEDKEKSSSNNATNSKSASGKSSSSNTSRNLWVSGLSSLTRASDLKTIFSKYGKVIGAKVVTNTRTPGTRCYGYVTMSSSSDASRCIDHLHRTELHGRIISVERTKNEIGGSSANSAKDGGGGKTSGSSRSESKKQEDDKKSSSKDGGGKSSQDDGKRKSDAGKKDENGVVKKDDRDKTSRSKDDKDKKDYAKDAGRSEKARSETSSTKHRSMHHNNDRQREQRQRERERMRQREILSYKKIREERERQRMREREREMREEEARRRELRELRERQRLEEQRLAEERRKLVDERKRLEQEKAELLRLERERQKLEREKLELERLEIKRQQMKIMETRDDPIKRLNKRGGDDRYTDDRKRTSGIDRYDAPPPPRFDASLAPSRSTHKRDDYVSTSTNKRIDDYTPSSSKRIDYSSSGAGAKRSAIDDFTTVPTKRSTDDYTKRGSDYMASSSSKRGLDDYSSGSKTSRDDYKREVEIRHMPSSSSVVAGGSSYHSSSSLHKSSGGSGRYDDRNSSHTYRRMDDMSSGKRYDSSAGYGASSSGNAVWASSSSSHMGGGSSSSMKYSSNGMPTGLHNSGSGWPKSNPTDDNSWRTIPSSQDRYDRTYNERSSGGYPSAGGGGGMYNSGGSRQGQDRYGGPVSSRY; encoded by the exons atgtctgAAACAGGCAAAAAATTGAATGAATTACGTGTATGTGACCTTAAGgaagaattagaaaaaagaaaattggacACAATTGGACCAAAGTCTGTTTTAACAGAACGATTAGAGAAG gcTCTTAAAGGGGAAGGCTTGGATCCGGCAAAACATGTTTTTATTACGGGCAAGGGTACTCCTATGAAAAAGGCGGCCGCTCCTAAATCTGTTGCAgcagaaattaaaaatgataaaaataaatctctaACTAAAGAACCTATAGAGGAAGTTCAAATAAAGGAGGAGCCCATAGATCAGGAAGAAGAACCACAAAATGATGACTATGAACACGATGATGATGAAGTCGATCAAGTAGGCGATGTTGATGATGAATGTGTCATAGTAAATGACATAGATGATATTGAAGATGATGTTGAAAATGATGAAGAAGCTCATGAAGAGGAAGAACAAACCAATGAACATAACGATTCGGATGAATTATTAAATAACGAAGATGAAACTAATGGTGATGCTGGCAACAACGACAATGAAGAAGGTATTAATTTAACAATTGGTGAGGATGAACAGCAGCTGCTACATGACGAGGCACCTGATGACAAAGAGAAGACGG cTTCTAATCCAAAAGACAAATCATCCTCAAAGGatggtaaatcagaaaaatccaGCAAAGATGATAAAAAATCTAGCCACAAAGATAATAAAGATAAAAAGAATGATAAATCTAGCGACAAAAAGGAAGA TGATAAGTCGAAGTCAAAGGAAGATAAAG AAAAATCATCATCCAACAATGCCACCAATTCAAAATCAGCCAGTGGTAAATCATCTTCATCGAATACATCACGCAACTTGTGGGTATCCGGTTTGTCATCGTTGACACGAGCCAGTGATTTGAAAAcgattttctcaaaatatggtAAAGTGATTGGAGCCAAGGTAGTGACGAATACACGTACACCCGGTACACGTTGTTATGGCTATGTGACAATGTCATCATCGAGTGATGCCAGCCGCTGTATTGATCATTTGCATCGCACAGAATTACATGGACGTATTATATCTGTGGAACGTACAAAAAATGAAATTGGTGGTAGTTCAGCAAATTCTGCAAAGGATGGTGGTGGTGGCAAAACTTCTGGTTCATCGCGTTCAGAGTCCAAAAAGCAAGAAGATGATAAGAAATCGTCCAGCAAGGATGGTGGTGGTAAATCATCGCAAGATGATGGTAAACGTAAAAGTGATGCGGGTAAGAAAGATGAAAATGGTGTTGTTAAAAAAGATGATAGAGATAAAACTTCACGTTCCAAAGATGATAAAGACAAGAAAGATTATGCCAAAGATGCCGGTCGCAGTGAAAAGGCCCGTTCCGAGACTTCATCTACAAAACATCGTTCAATGCACCACAACAATGATCGTCAACGAGAGCAGCGTCAACGAGAACGCGAGCGTATGCGTCAAAGGGAGATACTTTCGTATAAGAAAATACGCGAAGAACGAGAACGCCAGCGAATGCGTGAACGTGAGCGTGAGATGCGTGAAGAAGAAGCACGTCGTAGAGAATTAAGAGAACTAAGAGAACGTCAGCGCTTGGAGGAACAACGTTTAGCAGAGGAGCGTAGAAAATTGGTTGACGAACGTAAACGTTTGGAACAAGAAAAAGCTGAATTGTTGCGTTTAGAACGCGAACGCCAGAAGTTGGAGCGTGAGAAACTTGAATTGGAACGTCTAGAAATTAAACGTCAACAAATGAA AATTATGGAGACTCGCGATGATCCTATTAAACGTCTAAACAAACGTGGTGGTGATGATCGTTATACCGATGATCGTAAACGTACTTCAGGAATAGATCGTTATGATGCCCCTCCTCCACCAAGATTTGATGCTTCTTTAGCTCCCTCAAGAAG TACTCACAAAAGAGATGATTATGTCAGCACTTCTACCAACAAACGTATAGATGACTACACTCCATCTTCATCGAAGAGAATTGATTACAGCAGCAGTGGTGCTGGTGCTAAGCGTTCGGCTATTGATGACTTTACAACAGTTCCAACCAAACGCAGTACAGATGATTACACTAAACGTGGTTCTGATTATATGGCTTCATCCTCCTCTAAACGTGGTCTAGACGATTATAGTTCGGGAAGCAAAACGTCACGCGACGACTATAAGCGTGAAGTTGAAATACGTCATATGCCTTCATCTAGCAGTGTTGTTGCGGGAGGCAGCTCTTATCATTCCAGTTCCTCACTGCATAAGAGTTCAGGTGGTAGCGGACGTTATGATGATCGTAACTCATCACATACTTACAGACGTATGGATGACATGAG TAGTGGCAAACGTTACGACAGTTCTGCTGGTTATGGCGCTAGTTCAAGTGGCAATGCTGTTTGGGCCTCATCTTCATCATCGCACATGGGTGGTGGAAGTAGTTCATCTATGAAGTATTCCAGTAATGGCATGCCAACAGGTCTTCACAATTCAGGCTCTGGCTGGCCTAAATCCAATCCAACAGATGATAATAGTTGGCGTACCATTCCTTCATCACAAGATCGTTATGATCGCACCTATAATGAGCGTTCCAGTGGTGGTTATCCCAGTGCCGGTGGTGGTGGTGGCATGTATAATAGTGGCGGCAGTCGTCAAGGGCAAGATCGTTATGGTGGCCCAGTATCATCACGCTATTAG
- the RpS3 gene encoding small ribosomal subunit protein uS3: protein MSLTISKKRKFVADGMFKAELNEFLTRELAEDGYSGVEVRVTPARTEIIIMATKTQQVLGEKGRRIRELTAMVQKRFNFEAGRIELYAEKVATRGLCAIAQAESLRYKLTGGLAVRRACYGVLRFIMESGAKGCEVVVSGKLRGQRAKSMKFVDGLMIHSGDPVNDYVESATRHVLLRQGVLGIKVKIMLPYDPKNKIGPKKPLPDNVSVVEPKDEKIYETPETEYKMPAVVPIYDEAAEI from the exons ATGAGCctcacaatttccaaaaaacgcaag tttgttGCCGATGGCATGTTCAAGGCTGAATTGAACGAGTTCTTGACTCGTGAACTCGCCGAGGATGGTTACTCCGGTGTTGAAGTACGTGTAACCCCCGCCCGTACTGAAATCATCATCATGGCCACCAAGACCCAACAGGTTTTGGGTGAAAAGGGTCGCCGCATTCGTGAATTGACCGCTATGGTTCAAAAGCGTTTCAACTTCGAAGCTGGCCGTATTGAATTGTACGCCGAAAAGGTCGCCACCCGTGGTTTGTGCGCCATCGCTCAAGCTGAGTCTCTCCGTTACAAGTTGACCGGAGGTTTGGCTGTCCGTCGTGCCTGCTATGGTGTCTTGCGTTTCATCATGGAATCTGGTGCCAAGGGTTGCGAAGTCGTTGTATCCGGCAAATTGCGTGGTCAACGTGCTAAATCCATGAAATTCGTTGATGGTCTCATGATCCACTCTGGTGATCCCGTCAACGATTACGTTGAATCTGCCACCCGTCACGTTTTATTGCGTCAAGGTGTGTTGGGTATCAAGGTCAAGATTATGTTGCCCTACGATCCTAAGAACAAGATTGGCCCCAAGAAGCCATTGCCCGACAATGTATCTGTTGTTGAACCCAAAGATGAGAAAATCTATGAAACTCCTGAAACAGAATACAAAATGCCCGCTGTTGTGCCCATCTATGATGAAGCAGCTGAAATCTAA
- the Saf-B gene encoding SAFB-like transcription modulator isoform X2 — protein MSETGKKLNELRVCDLKEELEKRKLDTIGPKSVLTERLEKALKGEGLDPAKHVFITGKGTPMKKAAAPKSVAAEIKNDKNKSLTKEPIEEVQIKEEPIDQEEEPQNDDYEHDDDEVDQVGDVDDECVIVNDIDDIEDDVENDEEAHEEEEQTNEHNDSDELLNNEDETNGDAGNNDNEEGINLTIGEDEQQLLHDEAPDDKEKTASNPKDKSSSKDGKSEKSSKDDKKSSHKDNKDKKNDKSSDKKEDDKSKSKEDKEKSSSNNATNSKSASGKSSSSNTSRNLWVSGLSSLTRASDLKTIFSKYGKVIGAKVVTNTRTPGTRCYGYVTMSSSSDASRCIDHLHRTELHGRIISVERTKNEIGGSSANSAKDGGGGKTSGSSRSESKKQEDDKKSSSKDGGGKSSQDDGKRKSDAGKKDENGVVKKDDRDKTSRSKDDKDKKDYAKDAGRSEKARSETSSTKHRSMHHNNDRQREQRQRERERMRQREILSYKKIREERERQRMREREREMREEEARRRELRELRERQRLEEQRLAEERRKLVDERKRLEQEKAELLRLERERQKLEREKLELERLEIKRQQMKIMETRDDPIKRLNKRGGDDRYTDDRKRTSGIDRYDAPPPPRFDASLAPSRSTHKRDDYVSTSTNKRIDDYTPSSSKRIDYSSSGAGAKRSAIDDFTTVPTKRSTDDYTKRGSDYMASSSSKRGLDDYSSGSKTSRDDYKREVEIRHMPSSSSVVAGGSSYHSSSSLHKSSGGSGRYDDRNSSHTYRRMDDMSGKRYDSSAGYGASSSGNAVWASSSSSHMGGGSSSSMKYSSNGMPTGLHNSGSGWPKSNPTDDNSWRTIPSSQDRYDRTYNERSSGGYPSAGGGGGMYNSGGSRQGQDRYGGPVSSRY, from the exons atgtctgAAACAGGCAAAAAATTGAATGAATTACGTGTATGTGACCTTAAGgaagaattagaaaaaagaaaattggacACAATTGGACCAAAGTCTGTTTTAACAGAACGATTAGAGAAG gcTCTTAAAGGGGAAGGCTTGGATCCGGCAAAACATGTTTTTATTACGGGCAAGGGTACTCCTATGAAAAAGGCGGCCGCTCCTAAATCTGTTGCAgcagaaattaaaaatgataaaaataaatctctaACTAAAGAACCTATAGAGGAAGTTCAAATAAAGGAGGAGCCCATAGATCAGGAAGAAGAACCACAAAATGATGACTATGAACACGATGATGATGAAGTCGATCAAGTAGGCGATGTTGATGATGAATGTGTCATAGTAAATGACATAGATGATATTGAAGATGATGTTGAAAATGATGAAGAAGCTCATGAAGAGGAAGAACAAACCAATGAACATAACGATTCGGATGAATTATTAAATAACGAAGATGAAACTAATGGTGATGCTGGCAACAACGACAATGAAGAAGGTATTAATTTAACAATTGGTGAGGATGAACAGCAGCTGCTACATGACGAGGCACCTGATGACAAAGAGAAGACGG cTTCTAATCCAAAAGACAAATCATCCTCAAAGGatggtaaatcagaaaaatccaGCAAAGATGATAAAAAATCTAGCCACAAAGATAATAAAGATAAAAAGAATGATAAATCTAGCGACAAAAAGGAAGA TGATAAGTCGAAGTCAAAGGAAGATAAAG AAAAATCATCATCCAACAATGCCACCAATTCAAAATCAGCCAGTGGTAAATCATCTTCATCGAATACATCACGCAACTTGTGGGTATCCGGTTTGTCATCGTTGACACGAGCCAGTGATTTGAAAAcgattttctcaaaatatggtAAAGTGATTGGAGCCAAGGTAGTGACGAATACACGTACACCCGGTACACGTTGTTATGGCTATGTGACAATGTCATCATCGAGTGATGCCAGCCGCTGTATTGATCATTTGCATCGCACAGAATTACATGGACGTATTATATCTGTGGAACGTACAAAAAATGAAATTGGTGGTAGTTCAGCAAATTCTGCAAAGGATGGTGGTGGTGGCAAAACTTCTGGTTCATCGCGTTCAGAGTCCAAAAAGCAAGAAGATGATAAGAAATCGTCCAGCAAGGATGGTGGTGGTAAATCATCGCAAGATGATGGTAAACGTAAAAGTGATGCGGGTAAGAAAGATGAAAATGGTGTTGTTAAAAAAGATGATAGAGATAAAACTTCACGTTCCAAAGATGATAAAGACAAGAAAGATTATGCCAAAGATGCCGGTCGCAGTGAAAAGGCCCGTTCCGAGACTTCATCTACAAAACATCGTTCAATGCACCACAACAATGATCGTCAACGAGAGCAGCGTCAACGAGAACGCGAGCGTATGCGTCAAAGGGAGATACTTTCGTATAAGAAAATACGCGAAGAACGAGAACGCCAGCGAATGCGTGAACGTGAGCGTGAGATGCGTGAAGAAGAAGCACGTCGTAGAGAATTAAGAGAACTAAGAGAACGTCAGCGCTTGGAGGAACAACGTTTAGCAGAGGAGCGTAGAAAATTGGTTGACGAACGTAAACGTTTGGAACAAGAAAAAGCTGAATTGTTGCGTTTAGAACGCGAACGCCAGAAGTTGGAGCGTGAGAAACTTGAATTGGAACGTCTAGAAATTAAACGTCAACAAATGAA AATTATGGAGACTCGCGATGATCCTATTAAACGTCTAAACAAACGTGGTGGTGATGATCGTTATACCGATGATCGTAAACGTACTTCAGGAATAGATCGTTATGATGCCCCTCCTCCACCAAGATTTGATGCTTCTTTAGCTCCCTCAAGAAG TACTCACAAAAGAGATGATTATGTCAGCACTTCTACCAACAAACGTATAGATGACTACACTCCATCTTCATCGAAGAGAATTGATTACAGCAGCAGTGGTGCTGGTGCTAAGCGTTCGGCTATTGATGACTTTACAACAGTTCCAACCAAACGCAGTACAGATGATTACACTAAACGTGGTTCTGATTATATGGCTTCATCCTCCTCTAAACGTGGTCTAGACGATTATAGTTCGGGAAGCAAAACGTCACGCGACGACTATAAGCGTGAAGTTGAAATACGTCATATGCCTTCATCTAGCAGTGTTGTTGCGGGAGGCAGCTCTTATCATTCCAGTTCCTCACTGCATAAGAGTTCAGGTGGTAGCGGACGTTATGATGATCGTAACTCATCACATACTTACAGACGTATGGATGACATGAG TGGCAAACGTTACGACAGTTCTGCTGGTTATGGCGCTAGTTCAAGTGGCAATGCTGTTTGGGCCTCATCTTCATCATCGCACATGGGTGGTGGAAGTAGTTCATCTATGAAGTATTCCAGTAATGGCATGCCAACAGGTCTTCACAATTCAGGCTCTGGCTGGCCTAAATCCAATCCAACAGATGATAATAGTTGGCGTACCATTCCTTCATCACAAGATCGTTATGATCGCACCTATAATGAGCGTTCCAGTGGTGGTTATCCCAGTGCCGGTGGTGGTGGTGGCATGTATAATAGTGGCGGCAGTCGTCAAGGGCAAGATCGTTATGGTGGCCCAGTATCATCACGCTATTAG